In Papaver somniferum cultivar HN1 chromosome 1, ASM357369v1, whole genome shotgun sequence, a genomic segment contains:
- the LOC113310834 gene encoding hemK methyltransferase family member 2-like, whose translation MDHGVEVLPSIRTKEKDEWKSRQIPSRMPSRIAQIRLVNGHPEVYEPCDDSFALVDALLADRKNLLEHQPMFCMEVGCGSGYVITSLAIMLMQEDSAASVSYFATDINPHAVRVTSETLKAHTVHAEVLCDNIASSGLEKRLWGKVDVMVVNPPYVPTPEDEVGRDGIASAWAGGENGRTVIDKILPVADKLLSNKGWLYMVTLAANNPSQICLVMKEKGYASRIIVQRSTEEESLHVIKFWRDPDLQVGEPKDRSVATMQRTSSAGLTDSIFLQFPRMPFWRNGNSSTS comes from the exons ATGGACCATGGTGTTGAAGTATTGCCCTCTATAAGAACCAAGGAAAAGGATGAATGGAAAAGTAGGCAG ATTCCGTCAAGGATGCCCTCTAGAATTGCTCAAATTCGCCTTGTAAATGGGCATCCAGAGGTTTATGAACCCTGTGATGATTCCTTTGCTCTAGTTGATGCACTCTTGGCTGATCGAAAAAATCTTTTAGAGCATCAACCCATGTTTTGCATGGAAGTTGGTTGTGGTAGTGGTTACGTCATTACATCTCTAGCGATCATGCTAATGCAGGAGGACAGTGCTGCAAGTGTCAGCTATTTTGCTACGGATATTAATCCACATGCTGTGAGAGTTACAAGTGAAACTTTGAAGGCTCATACAGTCCATGCAGAGGTACTATGTGATAATATTGCATCGTCAGGGCTGGAAAAAAGGCTGTGGGGGAAGGTTGATGTGATGGTTGTGAACCCACCATATGTACCAACTCCAGAAGATGAAGTAGGTCGTGATGGAATTGCTTCTGCTTGGGCTGGAGGGGAAAATGGACGGACTGTTATTGACAAAATACTACCTGTTGCTGACAAACTCTTGTCCAACAAGGGTTGGTTGTACATGGTTACACTAGCAGCCAACAATCCTTCACAGATATGCCTTGTCATGAAAGAAAAAGGTTATGCATCTCGTATAATAGTTCAGAGATCAACAGAGGAAGAGAGCCTCCATGTTATCAAGTTCTGGAGGGATCCTGATCTTCAAGTTGGAGAGCCAAAGGATCGATCAGTGGCCACAATGCAAAGAACATCATCTGCTGGATTGACGGATTCTATTTTCCTTCAATTTCCCCGTATGCCTTTTTGGAGGAACGGTAACAGTAGCACTTCATAG